One genomic region from Eremothecium gossypii ATCC 10895 chromosome I, complete sequence encodes:
- a CDS encoding AAL136Cp (Syntenic homolog of Saccharomyces cerevisiae YJL026W (RNR2) and YGR180C (RNR4)) → MPETSVPKETPSKVTANALSELDLTTSRRSLGPTLAKENQPQLGSHEKVHIIDEKHAVADGDVDANQSLSQAAREHQQFLRSHQVHRHHLKEQEKNEPLLMENKRRFVLFPIKYHDIWQAYKRAEASFWTAEEIDLSKDIHDWNNRMTENERFFISRVLAFFAASDGIVNENLVENFSAEVQIPEAKCFYGFQIMMENIHSETYSLLIDTYIKDPKEADHLFNAIETIPEIKEKAEWAIRWIQDKDALFAERLVAFAAVEGIFFSGSFAAIFWLKKKGLMPGLTFSNELICRDEGLHTDFACLLFAHLNNKPDTEIVEKIITEAVEIEKRYFQDAIPVALLGMNSSLMNQYVEFVADRLLVALGNKKYYNVSNPFDFMENISLAGKTNFFEKRVSDYQKAGVMAKSTKQESESGAFTFDEDF, encoded by the coding sequence ATGCCAGAGACATCAGTACCAAAAGAGACACCATCGAAGGTGACAGCAAACGCACTATCCGAGCTCGACCTCACAACGTCCAGACGCAGCTTAGGCCCGACGCTGGCGAAGGAGAATCAGCCGCAACTGGGATCGCATGAGAAGGTGCATATCATAGACGAGAAGCATGCGGTGGCTGACGGAGACGTGGATGCGAATCAGTCGTTGTCGCAGGCTGCGCGGGAGCATCAGCAGTTCTTGAGATCCCACCAAGTACATCGGCACCACCTGAAAGAGCAGGAGAAGAACGAGCCGCTGCTGATGGAGAACAAGCGGCGCTTTGTTCTCTTTCCCATCAAGTACCACGACATCTGGCAGGCGTACAAGCGCGCAGAAGCATCATTTTGGACGGCCGAAGAGATTGATCTTTCGAAGGACATTCACGACTGGAACAACCGGATGACCGAGAACGAGCGGTTCTTTATCTCGCGAGTGCTGGCTTTTTTTGCTGCCTCTGACGGTATCGTAAACGAAAACTTGGTGGAGAATTTCTCCGCCGAGGTGCAGATTCCCGAGGCCAAATGTTTCTACGGCTTCCAGATCATGATGGAAAACATTCACTCGGAGACCTACTCGCTACTTATCGACACTTACATCAAGGATCCTAAGGAGGCCGACCACCTGTTCAACGCAATTGAGACGATTCCTGAGATCAAAGAAAAGGCAGAGTGGGCCATAAGATGGATCCAGGACAAGGACGCGCTCTTTGCCGAAAGACTGGTCGCTTTCGCAGCTGTCGAGGGTATCTTCTTCTCAGGCTCTTTTGCAGCCATCTTTTGGCTAAAGAAAAAGGGTTTGATGCCTGGTCTGACCTTTTCGAACGAGCTAATCTGCAGAGACGAGGGGCTACATACAGACTTTGCTTGTTTACTGTTTGCGCACCTCAACAACAAACCAGACACTGAGATTGTAGAGAAGATCATCACAGAAGCTGTTGAGATTGAGAAGCGCTACTTCCAGGATGCAATTCCTGTTGCGCTTCTTGgaatgaattccagcttGATGAACCAGTATGTCGAATTTGTTGCCGACCGCTTGCTTGTAGCGCTGGGCAATAAAAAGTACTACAACGTTTCCAATCCGTTTGATTTTATGGAGAATATCTCGTTAGCTGGCAAAACAAACTTCTTCGAGAAGCGTGTTTCTGATTACCAGAAGGCCGGTGTGATGGCTAAATCAACTAAGCAGGAGTCAGAAAGCGGTGCGTTTACCTTCGATGAGGACTTCTAA
- the YIP1 gene encoding transporter YIP1 (Syntenic homolog of Saccharomyces cerevisiae YGR172C (YIP1)) — protein MSYYANHNSQGGFYQPSQQFQFPQGAMSFDPSGSGGLSNSSPANFTNEQLPNGIINALSTRGYSFEPPLLEELGINFGHILTKTKFVLTPTTSVNLPLEIFNDTDLSGPLLFCLVFGTMLLTAGKVHFGYIYGVALFGSLSLYQLLRLMSQPVSPASQTASPSATPVPHASNAVSFLKTASILGYSFLPLCFLATVGVFCSLNNWFGYILGLISVVWCTWSSSGFFIYYLQLHNVRVLIAYPLLIFYSVFALMAIFV, from the coding sequence ATGTCGTACTACGCTAATCACAATTCTCAAGGCGGTTTCTACCAGCCATCACAGCAGTTTCAGTTCCCACAGGGCGCGATGTCGTTCGACCCGAGTGGGTCTGGCGGTTTGTCGAACAGCAGCCCCGCAAACTTTACAAACGAGCAGCTCCCCAACGGGATCATCAATGCGCTCTCTACGCGCGGCTACTCCTTTGAGCCGCCGTTGTTGGAGGAGCTAGGGATAAATTTCGGCCACATTCTTACAAAGACCAAGTTCGTACTCACACCTACCACGTCCGTCAACTTACCTCTGGAGATCTTCAACGACACAGACCTTTCGGGCCCGCTCCTGTTCTGCCTGGTCTTTGGCACCATGCTGCTCACCGCGGGCAAAGTGCACTTCGGCTACATATACGGCGTTGCGCTGTTCGGCTCGCTTTCGCTGTACCAGCTTCTGCGCCTGATGAGTCAGCCTGTGAGCCCGGCCAGCCAAACCGCGAGCCCCAGTGCGACACCGGTTCCGCACGCCTCCAATGCCGTTTCGTTCCTCAAGACCGCCTCCATCCTGGGCTACTCGTTTCTGCCCCTATGTTTTCTGGCCACTGTCGGCGTGTTCTGCTCCCTCAACAACTGGTTTGGCTACATTCTAGGGCTGATTTCGGTCGTATGGTGCACCTGGTCGTCCTCCGGGTTTTTCATATACTACCTTCAGCTACACAACGTCCGCGTGCTCATCGCGTACCCTCTGCTGATCTTCTATAGCGTCTTCGCGCTGATGGCCATCTTCGTATAG
- the THI4 gene encoding thiamine thiazole synthase (Non-syntenic homolog of Saccharomyces cerevisiae YGR144W (THI4)) yields the protein MQNEHSEFAKMSQTLTNVQELRLRASTTRHALSDIVREKDWSDFQFAPIREATVSRAMTTRYFEDLYRYAVSDVVIVGAGSSGLSAAYVLAKNRPDLRIAIIEANVAPGGGAWLGGQLFSAMIMRKPTHLFLDELEIPYEDEGDYVVVKHAALFTSTVLSKVLQFPNVKLFNATAVEDLVTKPSANGGVTIAGVVTNWTLVTMAHDVQSCMDPNVIELEGYKDDGTRDPKKKHGVVLSTTGHDGPFGAFCAKRLAALDAQHAIKGMQSLDMNTAEAGVVKESGATAGVEYMYFAGMETATKKGVSRMGPTFGAMAVSGIKAAEEILRHFAE from the coding sequence ATGCAGAACGAACACTCGGAATTTGCAAAGATGTCACAGACCCTCACCAACGTCCAAGAATTGAGGCTTCGTGCCTCCACTACCCGGCATGCTCTCTCCGACATCGTGCGCGAGAAAGACTGGTCTGACTTTCAATTTGCTCCTATACGGGAGGCGACTGTTTCCCGCGCGATGACGACTCGATACTTCGAGGACCTGTATAGGTATGCGGTGTCGGATGTTGTGATTGTGGGTGCCGGCTCCTCTGGGCTGTCTGCAGCATACGTGCTTGCAAAGAATCGGCCGGATCTTCGCATTGCTATCATCGAGGCAAACGTCGCGCCAGGCGGCGGGGCTTGGCTGGGTGGCCAGCTGTTCTCGGCGATGATCATGCGGAAGCCGACGCATCTGTTTCTGGACGAGCTAGAGATTCCGTATGAGGACGAGGGTGACTATGTCGTTGTCAAGCATGCGGCATTGTTCACCTCGACAGTTCTTTCAAAAGTGCTGCAGTTCCCAAATGTGAAGCTTTTCAATGCGACGGCGGTGGAGGACCTGGTGACCAAGCCCTCGGCCAACGGTGGTGTGACCATAGCTGGGGTTGTCACCAATTGGACTCTGGTGACAATGGCCCACGATGTCCAGTCGTGTATGGACCCCAATGTCATCGAGCTGGAGGGATACAAGGATGACGGCACGAGAGACCCCAAGAAGAAGCACGGGGTCGTTCTATCTACTACGGGCCATGACGGGCCTTTTGGGGCCTTCTGTGCTAAGCGACTGGCCGCATTGGATGCCCAACACGCTATCAAAGGTATGCAGTCGTTGGATATGAACACAGCGGAGGCAGGCGTGGTTAAGGAATCTGGTGCTACTGCAGGAGTTGAATATATGTACTTTGCAGGCATGGAGACTGCAACCAAGAAAGGTGTCTCACGTATGGGACCCACGTTTGGGGCAATGGCCGTGTCGGGCATAAAGGCTGCGGAGGAGATTCTAAGGCACTTCGCCGAATAG
- the MSM1 gene encoding methionine--tRNA ligase MSM1 (Syntenic homolog of Saccharomyces cerevisiae YGR171C (MSM1)), producing the protein MVASTRRALRAIQKFHITTPIFYPNAKPHLGHLYSSLICDVQARWQKLRDSEVLFTTGTDEHGLKIQTASEQQGYASPKVFVDKLCTHFISLDEQANIGYTRFIRTTDKDHISNVLRLWELCKANGYIYKGEHSGWYSVSDETFYPATKVVQVIDGREFPVMDGSTVTEGAEYINTETRNRVIHQTEVNYFFRLSSFRERLISHLKENPGFILPPSRSAQILDLLLKAELPDLSISRPKTRLKWGISVPGDESQKIYVWFDALCNYVTSIGGVDAVLEDRPIANLVHSIPQGSVSGSSKEWWNATTHLVGKDIVKFHTIYWPAILLAAGLPLPEKVVVHGHWLSDGVKMSKSLGNVVVPEEMIEKYDTDPMRWFILEHDTIEHDASFSEEGLCQTRELLCSKWGNLLHRCGGPKFNIHRAVQKFHHKPITDLTKNNPELYGNLLSRLTTLADEIDQLLSKYDTANALRLIWSIINDANMVVQHGEPWKKPLEEQDLIIYTAVEAARIVSIAAQPFIPVLANRFLDRLDVHFDKRSLEYASVGADSSYGTTANVRGREVPISSLSRQR; encoded by the coding sequence ATGGTCGCAAGTACCCGTCGGGCGCTGCGAGCCATTCAAAAATTCCATATTACCACTCCGATCTTCTATCCGAATGCAAAACCGCATTTGGGGCACTTATACTCTTCATTAATATGTGATGTGCAAGCTAGATGGCAAAAACTTAGGGATTCTGAAGTGCTATTCACCACTGGAACCGATGAGCACGGTCTGAAGATACAAACAGCAAGTGAACAGCAAGGCTACGCTAGTCCTAAGGTGTTTGTAGATAAATTATGCACCCATTTTATCAGCTTAGATGAACAGGCTAACATTGGGTACACTAGGTTTATAAGAACAACAGATAAGGATCATATCTCGAACGTTTTAAGGCTATGGGAGCTTTGCAAAGCGAATGGCTACATATACAAGGGTGAGCATAGCGGCTGGTACTCCGTGTCGGATGAAACGTTCTATCCCGCTACCAAAGTTGTCCAGGTGATCGACGGCCGCGAATTTCCGGTGATGGATGGTTCCACCGTTACTGAAGGTGCCGAGTACATCAATACTGAGACTCGCAACCGTGTGATCCACCAGACGGAAGTGAATTACTTTTTCAGACTATCTTCTTTCAGAGAGCGGTTAATCAGTCATTTGAAGGAAAACCCAGGTTTTATCCTCCCGCCATCCCGGTCAGCGCAGATTTTAGATCTACTACTAAAGGCAGAACTACCCGACCTTTCAATCTCTAGGCCTAAAACACGACTTAAGTGGGGCATTTCTGTTCCGGGCGATGAGAGCCAGAAAATATACGTCTGGTTTGATGCGTTATGCAATTACGTAACCTCGATTGGTGGGGTAGATGCTGTCTTAGAGGATAGGCCCATTGCTAACCTAGTCCACTCTATTCCACAGGGCTCGGTTTCAGGCTCATCTAAAGAATGGTGGAATGCTACTACTCATCTCGTCGGTAAGGACATCGTGAAATTCCATACCATATATTGGCCTGCAATTTTACTTGCTGCCGGATTACCGCTACCTGAAAAGGTTGTGGTACACGGACATTGGCTTTCAGATGGTGTGAAAATGTCCAAAAGCTTGGGGAATGTTGTGGTACCTGAAGAGATGATAGAGAAGTATGATACAGATCCAATGAGATGGTTTATCTTGGAGCACGACACTATAGAACATGATGCTTCCTTTTCTGAAGAAGGTCTTTGCCAAACGCGGGAATTGCTGTGCTCGAAGTGGGGAAACCTCCTGCATAGATGTGGTGGCCCGAAGTTTAACATCCACCGCGCTGTGCAAAAGTTCCATCATAAACCGATCACAGATTTGACGAAAAATAATCCTGAGCTATACGGTAATTTATTGTCCAGATTAACAACCTTGGCAGATGAAATTGATCAGCTATTATCAAAGTATGATACGGCAAATGCTCTGAGGCTGATCTGGTCTATCATAAACGACGCAAACATGGTAGTTCAACATGGGGAACCTTGGAAAAAACCACTTGAGGAACAAGATCTCATCATCTATACTGCAGTTGAAGCTGCACGTATTGTTTCTATAGCAGCACAGCCCTTCATTCCTGTGCTTGCCAATCGCTTCCTGGATAGGCTTGACGTTCATTTCGACAAGCGCTCCTTAGAATATGCAAGTGTGGGCGCAGATTCATCTTATGGCACTACTGCAAACGTACGTGGGAGAGAGGTCCCAATATCGTCTTTATCGAGGCAACGTTAG
- the RBG2 gene encoding Rbg2p (Syntenic homolog of Saccharomyces cerevisiae YGR173W (RBG2)), with product MGVIEKIKAIEEEMARTQKNKATEHHLGLLKGKLARYRQQLLEESTASSGGGGTGFEVAKSGDARVVLIGYPSVGKSSLLGKVTTTKSEVAHYAFTTLTSVPGVLKYQGAEIQMVDLPGIIHGASKGKGRGRQVIATARTADLIVMVLDATKSNHQRESLERELETMGIRLNKEKPNIYFKKKETGGLKITFTSPDRSNLTEEAIKLILRDYRIHNADILVRDSSCTIDDFIDVLNEQHRNYIKCLYVYNKIDAVSLEEVDRLAREPNTVVMSCEMDLGLEDVVDEIWYQLHLNRVFTKKRGVRPDFSDPLVVRNGSTVGDLCHQIHRDFKDKFKYALVWGSSAKHSPQKCGLNHKIHDEDVISLFTK from the coding sequence ATGGGTGTGATCGAGAAAATTAAGGCGATTGAGGAGGAGATGGCCCGTACGCAGAAGAATAAGGCGACGGAGCACCATCTCGGACTCTTGAAGGGTAAGCTGGCGCGCTATAGGCAGCAACTGTTAGAGGAGAGCACTGCATCCAGCGGAGGGGGCGGCACTGGCTTTGAGGTGGCCAAGTCGGGTGATGCACGGGTGGTGCTGATCGGATACCCTTCTGTCGGGAAGTCGTCGCTGCTGGGCAAGGTGACCACGACGAAGTCAGAGGTTGCGCACTACGCCTTCACTACATTGACCTCGGTGCCTGGTGTGCTAAAGTACCAGGGCGCAGAGATCCAGATGGTGGACCTGCCGGGTATCATCCACGGGGCGTCCAAGGGCAAGGGTCGTGGTCGCCAGGTGATTGCCACGGCTCGGACGGCCGACCTGATCGTGATGGTGCTGGATGCGACGAAGAGCAATCACCAGCGCGAGTCTCTTgagcgcgagctggagACAATGGGTATCCGGCTCAACAAGGAGAAACCGAACATATACttcaagaagaaggagacGGGTGGGCTCAAGATCACATTTACGTCGCCGGATCGCTCCAATTTGACAGAGGAAGCAATCAAGCTGATTCTGCGCGACTACCGTATCCACAACGCGGATATTTTAGTGCGGGACTCCTCTTGCACGATCGATGACTTCATCGATGTTTTGAACGAGCAGCATCGCAATTATATCAAATGCCTGTATGTGTACAACAAGATTGATGCTGTCTCGCTGGAAGAAGTGGATCGCTTGGCTCGCGAGCCTAATACCGTAGTCATGTCTTGTGAAATGGACCTGGGCCTTGAAGACGTTGTGGACGAGATATGGTACCAATTGCATTTGAACCGTGTCTTCACAAAGAAACGCGGGGTTAGGCCAGACTTTTCTGATCCTCTTGTGGTGCGGAATGGCTCTACAGTCGGAGACTTGTGTCATCAGATCCACAGGGACTTTAAAGATAAGTTCAAGTATGCTCTAGTCTGGGGATCATCTGCGAAGCACTCGCCCCAGAAATGCGGTCTCAATCATAAGATACATGATGAAGATGTAATCAGTCTCTTCACTAAGTAG
- the POL31 gene encoding DNA-directed DNA polymerase delta subunit POL31 (Syntenic homolog of Saccharomyces cerevisiae YJR006W (POL31)), producing MQFYQMYAYRLNESRKRVLANCQRKWDDGFRIQGKPVVQKAKVLDIQAGEPCWCVGTIYCEMKYKPNVLEEVVNDTYGTKAPVKSYTDPEGTDEIMLEDESGRVLLVGDIITSTPFVTGTVVGVLGMEAEAGTFQVVDICYPQAIPQAPLVRAPGKSVALISGICAASNDPKLSLKLRLLQDLLSGDIGDTGSIASVARLIICGDSVGTCESNSIGGALDELGSFMANTLTSLPITILPGANDPSERSLPQQPLHKALFKQALKPYFAEVNSEVFESVTNPYWFDLEGIQVLVSSGQNVDDMCKYVIPYLGTEQLRDTIEHRLDLIEASLKWQNIAPTAPDTLWCYPYKDNDPFIMNEWPHVYIIGNQHAYGYRKVLLENEVEVVLITLPKFSSSGQFVILDLDTLNAEVITIDA from the coding sequence ATGCAATTCTACCAGATGTATGCATATCGTTTGAATGAAAGTAGGAAACGCGTCCTGGCTAATTGCCAGCGGAAGTGGGATGACGGTTTCCGTATTCAAGGAAAGCCGGTTGTACAAAAAGCAAAAGTGCTTGATATACAAGCAGGAGAACCATGTTGGTGCGTTGGAACTATCTACTGTGAGATGAAATATAAGCCAAACGTGTTAGAGGAGGTTGTGAATGATACTTACGGCACGAAGGCTCCGGTGAAAAGTTATACTGATCCCGAGGGGACAGACGAGATAATGCTAGAAGATGAAAGCGGACGCGTGCTGCTCGTCGGGGATATCATTACGAGCACGCCCTTTGTCACGGGGACAGTTGTTGGCGTGCTAGGAATGGAAGCAGAAGCGGGTACGTTTCAGGTTGTGGACATTTGCTATCCACAAGCTATACCTCAAGCGCCTCTGGTTAGAGCTCCAGGCAAGAGTGTTGCGTTAATATCCGGGATTTGTGCAGCCTCAAACGATCCAAAACTCTCGCTGAAGCTTCGCCTACTGCAAGATTTGCTTAGCGGTGATATCGGGGACACTGGTAGCATAGCTTCTGTGGCTAGGTTAATTATTTGCGGTGATTCCGTTGGAACCTGCGAAAGTAATAGTATAGGTGGTGCATTAGATGAACTTGGTTCATTCATGGCGAACACACTAACGAGTTTGCCCATAACTATTCTGCCCGGTGCCAACGATCCAAGTGAAAGAAGTCTTCCGCAGCAACCGCTCCATAAGGCTCTCTTCAAGCAGGCACTGAAACCTTATTTTGCTGAGGTTAATAGTGAAGTTTTTGAGTCGGTAACCAACCCCTACTGGTTTGATCTGGAAGGAATCCAGGTGTTAGTATCCAGCGGGCAAAATGTAGACGACATGTGCAAATATGTTATACCATACCTCGGGACAGAACAATTAAGAGACACCATAGAACACCGGCTAGATTTGATAGAAGCTTCATTGAAATGGCAGAATATTGCTCCAACAGCACCTGATACTTTGTGGTGCTATCCGTATAAGGATAATGATCCGTTCATCATGAATGAGTGGCCTCATGTATATATCATTGGCAACCAACATGCATATGGCTACCGAAAAGTTCTTCTAGAAAATGAAGTAGAAGTGGTTCTAATAACACTTCCAAAGTTCAGCTCTTCTGGTCAGTTTGTTATACTAGATTTAGACACGCTAAACGCAGAAGTTATCACTATCGATGCTTAG
- the PSD2 gene encoding phosphatidylserine decarboxylase 2 (Syntenic homolog of Saccharomyces cerevisiae YGR170W (PSD2)), whose amino-acid sequence MGVGLIRRRRRSRQPRLTLKVEVQQARIVTVEDTRCNPLCLVVTNGVFNRTKRFKNTSTPSWRQTLKLALPSKPSSEWLRVLLYDDVLRWQDNGDNSLERGRYLYLGEARFSLLDLFRGEKGKYSPERSAEWVPFYSGRTGYKAGEVLLAFSLVSSGNEPSTMAVFREWRSYLLDSLAARRIQRKQEIELLGEGQRLADTEDDEGDDDDEDNENMLGYTSLSDSSPDDFTNYEDIIEHSMVSCYIEDEEEDEGDTFDNDDWEYMDDIFYADDKSYGTDQQGMESKRYNQNNGSVDSFAFVPEVSTTPFTEVSESSNAKEKDSHSSDDTEGTEVMLFGRRKRNMRRARPRNNDFEISKKTHAMGVAFVEVKRILDLPPLRNKFSTTFDMDPFVIITFGRRVFKTSWKKHSLNPEYNEQAAFEVYPHEMSFKLDFRVLDRDSFSFHDRVADASVDFKDVISRKSTNGICHWDLEVPLNLRYNTLSETHASRMYLKLSFFPYHILKKHFWDQVINAASTLQHFDVVQLTLLLDGLGHFTEDEVNEFFYHSGKSPWSKDTLPKEVIIRHLQEWKNSSAFRRVQKCPLCCQQVKATKALRHSKLNAENDLITHFAICSSGHKKQLKPSYVSSDFASKRWFSRLLIKLTYGKYALGSNNANILVQDRDTGIVIEEKISAYVKLGIRIIYNARGKQSKKFKSLLRSVTIKQGKKFDRPASAKDIEPFIKFHSLDMSECLETNFTTFNEFFYRKLKPGSRTPESPNPKVLLSPADSRCTVFATVRRSKEIWIKGRTFTLEKLTGGQFPELCNERSCSVGIFRLAPQDYHRFHSPCNGVIGKPHYISGEYYTVNPMAVRTELDVFAENVRVVVPIISEEYGTLLYIPIGAMMVGSIILTCNPGDKVKRGQELGYFKFGGSTVLLVLQSKNIVLDTDLVKNSEENIETLVRVGMSIGHTPDIKEHCRTKVHVNDNEELERIKRTITVTEENAQSTNYTSWEYQTLKKLNEKEPEFQGLLDILTE is encoded by the coding sequence ATGGGCGTTGGGTTAATCAGAAGACGCAGAAGATCAAGACAGCCCCGTTTGACGCTCAAGGTCGAGGTGCAGCAGGCGCGGATCGTGACCGTGGAAGACACTCGGTGCAACCCGCTGTGTCTTGTAGTTACGAACGGGGTGTTCAATCGGACCAAGCGGTTCAAGAATACGTCGACGCCTAGCTGGCGCCAGACACTGAAGTTGGCGCTGCCGTCCAAGCCTTCGTCAGAGTGGCTCCGCGTTCTGCTGTACGACGACGTGCTCCGGTGGCAGGACAATGGAGACAACTCGCTCGAACGCGGGCGGTACCTGTACCTGGGTGAAGCACGCTTCTCTCTACTGGATCTGTTCCGAGGGGAAAAGGGCAAGTACAGCCCCGAGAGGAGTGCTGAATGGGTTCCATTTTACAGTGGTCGCACTGGTTACAAGGCTGGAGAAGTGCTGCTGGCGTTCAGTCTGGTCTCATCTGGCAATGAGCCGTCGACGATGGCCGTCTTCCGGGAGTGGAGAAGTTATCTTCTGGACTCGCTGGCGGCCAGGAGGATTCAACGCAAGCAGGAAATAGAACTCTTGGGTGAAGGCCAACGGCTCGCGGATACCGAGGACGACGAAGGTGATGACGACGATGAGGACAATGAAAACATGCTGGGCTACACGTCCTTGTCTGATTCTTCACCTGATGATTTTACGAATTATGAAGATATTATTGAACACTCGATGGTCTCCTGCTACATCGAGGATGAAGAAGAGGATGAAGGAGACACATTCGACAACGACGACTGGGAATATATGGATGACATATTTTATGCTGACGATAAATCTTATGGAACCGACCAGCAAGGCATGGAGTCAAAAAGATACAACCAGAACAATGGCTCAGTTGACTCATTCGCATTTGTGCCCGAAGTGTCGACGACACCCTTCACCGAGGTATCCGAGAGTTCAAATGCAAAGGAGAAGGACAGTCATTCCAGCGATGATACCGAGGGTACTGAGGTTATGCTATTTGGCCGTCGTAAACGGAATATGCGCAGAGCCCGGCCCAGGAATAACGACTTTGAGATCTCCAAGAAGACGCATGCTATGGGCGTAGCCTTCGTGGAAGTTAAACGAATTCTAGACCTGCCCCCTCTCAGAAATAAATTTTCGACTACTTTTGACATGGATCCCTTCGTTATTATAACCTTCGGAAGACGCGTTTTCAAGACATCATGGAAGAAACACAGCTTGAACCCGGAATACAACGAGCAAGCGGCTTTTGAGGTCTACCCCCACGAGATGTCTTTCAAGCTAGACTTTCGTGTCCTCGATAGGGATTCTTTTTCTTTTCATGATAGAGTGGCGGACGCAAGTGTTGATTTTAAAGACGTCATATCGCGGAAGTCGACCAATGGTATATGTCACTGGGATCTTGAAGTCCCACTGAACCTGAGATATAATACCCTGTCAGAGACACACGCTTCAAGAATGTACCTGAAGCTCAGTTTCTTCCCATACCATATCTTGAAAAAGCATTTCTGGGATCAAGTCATTAATGCCGCGTCTACACTGCAGCACTTTGACGTTGTACAGCTTACGCTACTGTTAGATGGACTAGGGCATTTCACAGAAGATGAGGTTAATGAGTTTTTTTATCATTCGGGGAAGTCGCCTTGGTCAAAGGATACTCTGCCTAAGGAAGTGATTATTCGTCACCTCCAAGAATGGAAGAATAGTAGCGCCTTCAGGAGAGTCCAGAAATGCCCACTTTGTTGTCAACAGGTCAAGGCCACAAAAGCTCTACGACACTCAAAGTTAAATGCAGAGAATGACTTGATCACGCATTTCGCCATTTGCAGCAGTGGCCATAAAAAGCAATTGAAACCGTCCTATGTCTCATCGGACTTTGCATCGAAACGTTGGTTTTCAAGACTACTGATCAAGTTAACTTACGGCAAGTATGCGCTAGGCTCTAACAACGCAAATATCTTGGTCCAGGATAGAGATACCGGCATTGTAATTGAAGAAAAGATCAGTGCATACGTTAAATTGGGTATTCGCATTATCTACAATGCGCGGGGGAAACAGTCAAAGAAGTTCAAGTCTCTATTGCGCTCAGTGACAATAAAGCAGGGCAAGAAATTTGATAGACCTGCGTCAGCCAAAGATATTGAACCTTTTATCAAGTTCCACTCGCTAGATATGTCAGAATGCCTTGAAACTAACTTTACGACATTTAATGAGTTCTTTTACCGGAAGTTAAAGCCCGGCAGCCGCACGCCGGAATCGCCAAACCCAAAGGTGCTCCTATCTCCTGCTGACTCCCGGTGTACTGTTTTCGCTACCGTGCGGCGATCGAAGGAGATATGGATAAAGGGTAGAACCTTTACCCTTGAAAAACTAACCGGCGGCCAATTTCCGGAGCTTTGTAATGAAAGAAGTTGCAGCGTGGGGATATTCCGTTTGGCGCCACAAGACTACCACAGGTTTCACTCCCCGTGTAATGGCGTCATTGGTAAACCCCATTACATCAGTGGCGAGTATTATACTGTCAACCCTATGGCTGTGAGAACGGAATTAGACGTGTTTGCAGAAAATGTGCGAGTTGTGGTTCCAATCATATCGGAGGAATATGGCACTCTATTATACATCCCCATCGGTGCCATGATGGTGGGCTCCATTATTCTCACTTGTAACCCTGGCGACAAGGTCAAACGGGGCCAAGAACTGGGTTACTTCAAATTTGGCGGATCTACTGTCTTGTTGGTGCTCCAGAGTAAAAATATTGTCCTGGACACTGATCTCGTGAAGAACTCAGAGGAGAACATTGAGACATTGGTCCGCGTGGGCATGAGCATTGGTCATACTCCCGACATAAAGGAACATTGCAGAACAAAGGTGCATGTAAACGACAACGAGGAGCTCGAGCGGATCAAGCGTACTATTACAGTTACTGAAGAGAATGCACAGAGTACCAACTACACGTCTTGGGAGTACCAAACACTAAAGAAACTAAATGAGAAGGAACCAGAGTTCCAAGGTTTGTTAGATATTCTAACAGAGTGA
- the LSO2 gene encoding Lso2p (Syntenic homolog of Saccharomyces cerevisiae YJR005C-A and YGR169C-A) — MGKRFSESAAKKIAGQARKREQAATKERAERERLEAEEASKWEEGSRQANARKLQEEQKRLEKLKAKQEREALLAAEEEALGKGGKGKKSTRK, encoded by the coding sequence ATGGGGAAGCGGTTTAGTGAGTCTGCAGCGAAAAAGATAGCAGGGCAGGCCAGAAAGCGGGAGCAAGCTGCCACAAAGGAGAGAGCTGAGCGCGAGCGGCTGGAAGCTGAGGAGGCATCGAAGTGGGAAGAAGGTTCGCGACAAGCCAATGCGCGTAAGCTGCAGGAGGAACAGAAGCGCCTAGAGAAATTGAAGGCCAAACAGGAGCGCGAagcgctgctggcggcCGAGGAGGAAGCTCTTGGCAAGGGCGGTAAGGGAAAAAAGTCGACACGCAAGTAA